A part of Halobaculum sp. MBLA0143 genomic DNA contains:
- a CDS encoding carbohydrate ABC transporter permease, translating into MATERPDAAPGRKSGVYAGFVRWMENLTETQFAYFLLTPALLLLGVVAFWPLLSTFRLSLFADNITGAATVGDFVLLDNYVAILTGERNALMPAPFLPETLTVGAFFESALTVTLIFTVVSVLFETLIGFGQALVLNQDFKGRRWVRVAIIIPWAIPIVVQGMIFYLFFAPDVGIFIGDGALSLQGLGLLSDSPLQTAQDSTLIVIVADIWKTTAFMALLILAGLQSVNRDLYDVAKVAGASPWQRFKMITLPIVFPTVLVAMLFRTIQAMRVYGVIEATNVGCNTLPSLSCLVVSSFFGGTRLVGTAATVAFLTAAIIGVVVSVYIVFYAREDVE; encoded by the coding sequence GTGGCGACTGAACGACCCGACGCGGCGCCCGGTCGGAAGTCGGGAGTGTACGCGGGGTTCGTCCGGTGGATGGAGAACCTCACCGAGACCCAGTTCGCCTACTTCCTGTTGACGCCGGCGTTGTTGTTGTTGGGCGTCGTCGCCTTCTGGCCGTTGCTCTCGACGTTCCGGCTGTCGTTGTTCGCCGACAACATCACCGGCGCCGCCACCGTCGGCGACTTCGTGTTGTTGGACAACTACGTGGCGATCCTGACGGGCGAACGGAACGCGCTGATGCCGGCGCCGTTCCTCCCGGAGACGCTGACAGTCGGGGCGTTCTTCGAGAGCGCGCTGACGGTGACGTTGATCTTCACCGTCGTCAGCGTCCTGTTCGAGACGCTGATCGGCTTCGGCCAGGCGCTCGTGTTGAACCAGGACTTCAAGGGCCGGAGGTGGGTGCGCGTCGCCATCATCATCCCGTGGGCGATCCCGATCGTCGTCCAGGGGATGATCTTCTACCTGTTCTTCGCCCCCGACGTCGGGATCTTCATCGGCGACGGAGCGTTGTCGCTCCAGGGGCTGGGGCTCCTCTCGGACTCCCCGCTCCAGACGGCACAGGACTCGACGCTGATCGTGATCGTCGCGGACATCTGGAAGACGACCGCGTTCATGGCGTTGTTGATTCTCGCGGGGCTCCAGAGCGTCAACCGCGACCTGTACGACGTGGCGAAGGTCGCGGGCGCGTCGCCGTGGCAGCGGTTCAAGATGATCACCCTGCCGATCGTGTTCCCGACGGTGTTGGTGGCGATGCTGTTCCGGACGATCCAGGCGATGCGCGTGTACGGAGTGATCGAGGCGACGAACGTCGGCTGCAACACGCTGCCGTCGCTGTCGTGTCTCGTCGTCTCCTCGTTCTTCGGCGGGACGCGGCTCGTCGGCACCGCAGCGACCGTCGCGTTCCTGACGGCCGCGATCATCGGGGTCGTCGTGTCGGTGTACATCGTGTTCTACGCACGGGAGGACGTGGAATGA
- a CDS encoding carbohydrate ABC transporter permease: MGTEPEPNRGILQKWVDSTISDPEKAYRAMFYVATIFFVVTTLFPFYWMLVVAVTPGSSYALIPPTLGAGSFDSFVDVFERIAFARYMFNSLFLATVTTALVLLLASLAGYVFGRLEFPGRRPLMLLILAISYFPPAAFFLPLFQLFTGNVFPWVELYNTPGALILPFSSLFMPLSIFILTTFYGQIPDGLEDAARVEGTTRLGALFRVIVPLSAPGVATAGVLTFIAVYNEFFFSFLMTDGGAQDWAPVVGGLIQLQRAGQFEITYSVMAAGSIIAVLPVTLLVVVAQEKIVSGLTSGALKE; the protein is encoded by the coding sequence ATGGGGACGGAGCCGGAGCCCAACAGGGGGATCCTGCAGAAGTGGGTCGACAGCACGATCTCCGACCCGGAGAAGGCGTACCGCGCGATGTTCTACGTCGCCACGATCTTCTTCGTCGTGACGACGCTGTTCCCGTTCTACTGGATGCTCGTCGTCGCCGTGACGCCTGGCAGCTCCTACGCGCTGATCCCGCCGACGCTCGGCGCCGGGTCGTTCGACTCGTTCGTCGACGTGTTCGAGCGGATCGCGTTCGCCCGTTACATGTTCAACAGTCTGTTCCTCGCCACAGTGACGACTGCGTTGGTCCTCCTGCTGGCGAGTCTGGCGGGCTACGTGTTCGGCCGGCTGGAGTTCCCCGGCCGGCGGCCGCTGATGCTGCTCATCCTGGCGATCAGCTACTTCCCCCCGGCGGCGTTCTTCCTCCCGTTGTTCCAGCTGTTCACCGGGAACGTGTTCCCGTGGGTGGAGCTGTACAACACGCCAGGGGCGCTGATCCTCCCCTTCTCGTCGTTGTTCATGCCCCTGTCGATCTTCATCCTCACGACGTTCTACGGGCAGATCCCCGACGGGCTGGAGGACGCCGCCCGCGTCGAGGGGACGACACGGCTGGGGGCGTTGTTCCGCGTGATCGTCCCGCTGTCGGCGCCCGGCGTCGCCACCGCGGGCGTCCTCACGTTCATCGCCGTCTACAACGAGTTCTTCTTCTCGTTCCTGATGACCGACGGCGGGGCACAGGACTGGGCGCCGGTCGTCGGCGGCCTGATCCAGCTCCAACGGGCGGGACAGTTCGAGATCACCTACAGCGTGATGGCCGCCGGCAGCATCATCGCGGTGTTGCCGGTGACGCTTCTGGTCGTGGTCGCACAGGAGAAGATCGTCAGCGGCCTCACCTCGGGGGCGCTCAAGGAGTAA
- a CDS encoding ABC transporter ATP-binding protein: protein MARVKLDGVTKRYDDVTAVEDMNLDIRDGEFVCLVGPSGCGKSTTMETIAGLTKPTSGSVNIGDRDVTRLPPKDRGISMVFQNIALFPHMDVYDNISFGLRLRDYDGEEIDRRVEEAAEIVQMSGMLDRMPDEMSGGQRQRVAIARAIVRQPEVFLMDEPLANLDAKLRVSMRTELQRLHKELDTTIIYVTHNQAEAMTMSDRIAVLNQGELQQHDPPLVCYNEPTNKFVAGFIGSPSMNFTAGELTATGFSSEYFDVEFDTGDFERHVGDSVDLGIRPEDVSPVEATGEARDPTHPVDATVDVMEPMGDEIFVYLVLSDDVGVGMGRGASGADRLLMSVSPDSTIEEGDDISVRLDRAKFHLFDGRGEAITHSVASPANSTADAGAGTGTEEAE from the coding sequence ATGGCACGAGTCAAACTCGACGGCGTCACCAAGCGCTACGACGACGTAACGGCGGTCGAAGACATGAACCTGGACATTCGAGACGGGGAGTTCGTCTGTCTCGTCGGTCCCTCCGGCTGTGGGAAGTCGACGACGATGGAGACCATCGCCGGGCTGACCAAGCCCACGTCGGGGAGCGTCAACATCGGGGACCGCGACGTGACGCGGCTCCCGCCGAAGGATCGCGGGATCTCGATGGTGTTCCAGAACATCGCCCTGTTCCCGCACATGGACGTGTACGACAACATCTCCTTCGGCCTCCGCCTGCGCGACTACGACGGCGAGGAGATCGACCGTCGCGTAGAGGAGGCCGCGGAGATCGTCCAGATGAGCGGGATGCTCGACCGGATGCCCGACGAGATGTCCGGCGGGCAGCGCCAGCGCGTCGCCATCGCCCGCGCCATCGTCCGCCAGCCGGAGGTGTTCCTGATGGACGAGCCGTTGGCGAACCTAGACGCCAAGCTCCGGGTGTCGATGCGGACGGAGCTCCAACGACTCCACAAGGAACTGGACACGACGATCATCTACGTCACCCACAACCAGGCGGAGGCGATGACGATGTCCGACCGGATCGCCGTCCTCAATCAGGGTGAGCTCCAGCAACACGACCCGCCGTTGGTGTGTTACAACGAGCCGACGAACAAGTTCGTCGCCGGCTTCATCGGCTCCCCGTCGATGAACTTCACTGCGGGTGAACTCACCGCGACCGGGTTCTCCTCGGAGTACTTCGACGTGGAGTTCGACACGGGCGACTTCGAGCGACACGTCGGCGACTCGGTCGACCTCGGTATCCGGCCGGAGGACGTCTCCCCGGTCGAGGCCACCGGCGAGGCCCGCGACCCCACCCACCCGGTCGACGCCACGGTGGACGTGATGGAGCCGATGGGCGACGAGATCTTCGTCTACCTCGTCCTGTCGGACGACGTGGGCGTCGGGATGGGGCGTGGTGCCAGCGGTGCCGACCGTCTGCTGATGTCCGTCTCGCCCGACAGCACCATCGAGGAGGGCGACGACATCAGCGTCCGGCTCGACCGCGCGAAGTTCCACCTGTTCGACGGACGCGGGGAGGCGATCACCCACAGCGTCGCCTCGCCGGCGAACTCGACGGCCGACGCCGGGGCCGGAACCGGCACGGAGGAGGCGGAGTAG
- a CDS encoding Gfo/Idh/MocA family protein: MTETRVGIVGLGGIAHHHAERLVETDARLVGGMDVAESARERFGDTFDVVTFADAAPLFEQIDAVVVTTPNRFHEEYAVAALEAGLDVLIEKPLAHTVDSAERIAAAAREAPGFLVVGFNNRFAPPVEVLHDRVAAGELGEITHVEANYVRRRGVPGRGSWFTDEAVAGGGALVDLGVHAVDLALHLAGFPAVREVSGVTRSEFGGDEEYAYLEMWGDDDGPEAFDVEDSASAFLRFDGGTTVSLEAAWAVNRPPTQEFFVRGTDGGARFDRATGELTLFDAGTDGGHHLADTEIRTRDGDSHRAEQRAFLEAVRAGEAPERNTVAEGLAVQRVLSAIYESDESGSAVEL; encoded by the coding sequence ATGACAGAGACCCGGGTCGGTATCGTGGGCCTCGGAGGGATCGCACACCACCACGCGGAGCGACTCGTCGAGACGGACGCACGGCTGGTCGGCGGGATGGACGTGGCCGAGTCGGCCCGCGAGCGGTTCGGCGACACCTTCGACGTCGTGACGTTCGCCGACGCCGCTCCCCTGTTCGAACAGATCGACGCCGTCGTCGTGACGACGCCCAACCGCTTCCACGAGGAGTACGCCGTCGCGGCCTTGGAGGCCGGACTGGACGTGCTCATCGAGAAGCCGTTGGCCCACACCGTCGACAGCGCCGAACGCATCGCCGCCGCCGCCCGCGAGGCGCCCGGTTTCCTCGTGGTCGGGTTCAACAACCGCTTCGCTCCGCCGGTGGAGGTGTTACACGACCGCGTCGCCGCCGGCGAACTCGGCGAGATCACCCACGTCGAGGCCAACTACGTCCGCCGGCGGGGTGTCCCCGGCCGCGGGTCGTGGTTCACCGACGAGGCCGTCGCCGGCGGCGGCGCGCTCGTCGACCTCGGCGTCCACGCCGTCGACCTCGCCTTACACCTCGCCGGCTTCCCCGCCGTCCGCGAGGTGTCCGGAGTCACCCGTTCCGAGTTCGGCGGCGACGAGGAGTACGCCTACCTGGAGATGTGGGGCGACGACGACGGTCCCGAGGCGTTCGACGTCGAGGACTCCGCGTCCGCGTTCCTCCGCTTCGACGGCGGCACCACCGTCTCGCTGGAGGCTGCCTGGGCCGTCAACCGCCCGCCGACCCAGGAGTTCTTCGTCCGCGGCACCGACGGCGGCGCCCGCTTCGACCGCGCGACCGGCGAACTCACCCTGTTCGACGCCGGCACCGACGGCGGCCACCACCTCGCCGACACGGAGATCCGGACCCGCGACGGAGACTCCCACCGCGCCGAACAACGCGCGTTCCTGGAGGCGGTTCGGGCGGGTGAAGCGCCCGAGCGGAACACCGTGGCGGAGGGGCTGGCCGTCCAACGGGTGTTGTCCGCGATCTACGAGTCCGACGAGTCCGGGTCGGCCGTGGAACTGTAG
- a CDS encoding zinc-dependent alcohol dehydrogenase family protein yields MRAAVLREYGEPLEVTEISAPEPDPHGTVVAVEACGVCRSDWHAWQGHGEWADDQVPLDFVLGHEPAGEVVAVGDDVERVEVGDRVAVPFDLGCGACLECTNGHGNTCLDGAALGFERAAPGAFAERVHVPNADYNALPLPEGVAARDVAALGCRFTTAYHALAHRADVTAGDWVAVHGAGGVGLSAIHVADATGARPVAVDVDDAALERAETAGAAATVDATETDPVEAIRALTADRGGEGAHVSVDALGRAETCRNSVDCLRQRGTHVQVGLTTDAEAGEVALPIDEITRWEIDVVGSRGMPPTHYDELLGLLASGAVDPSVLVGRELSLSEVPDRLAAMTDYETDGVEVLTFE; encoded by the coding sequence GTGCGCGCAGCAGTGTTACGCGAGTACGGCGAGCCGCTCGAAGTAACCGAGATCTCGGCTCCGGAGCCGGACCCACACGGCACGGTCGTGGCGGTCGAGGCCTGCGGCGTCTGTCGGTCGGACTGGCACGCCTGGCAGGGCCACGGGGAGTGGGCGGACGACCAGGTCCCCCTGGACTTCGTCCTCGGCCACGAGCCCGCCGGCGAGGTCGTCGCCGTCGGCGACGACGTAGAGCGCGTCGAGGTCGGCGACAGGGTCGCAGTGCCGTTCGACCTGGGCTGTGGCGCGTGTCTGGAGTGTACGAACGGCCACGGCAACACCTGTCTCGACGGGGCGGCGCTGGGGTTCGAACGCGCGGCGCCGGGGGCGTTCGCAGAACGAGTGCACGTCCCGAACGCCGACTACAACGCCCTGCCGCTGCCCGAGGGGGTCGCGGCCCGAGACGTGGCGGCGTTGGGCTGTCGGTTCACCACGGCGTACCACGCCCTGGCCCACCGCGCGGACGTGACGGCCGGCGACTGGGTGGCGGTCCACGGTGCAGGCGGCGTCGGCCTGTCGGCGATCCACGTCGCCGACGCCACCGGAGCACGCCCCGTCGCGGTGGACGTCGACGACGCGGCACTCGAACGAGCAGAGACGGCAGGCGCGGCGGCGACCGTCGACGCGACGGAGACCGACCCGGTCGAAGCGATCCGAGCGCTGACGGCCGACCGCGGCGGCGAGGGGGCCCACGTCTCCGTCGACGCGCTCGGGCGGGCAGAGACGTGTCGCAACTCCGTGGACTGTCTCCGGCAGCGAGGCACCCACGTCCAGGTGGGGCTGACGACGGACGCGGAGGCGGGCGAGGTGGCGTTGCCGATCGACGAGATCACGCGGTGGGAGATCGACGTGGTCGGGTCCCGTGGGATGCCGCCGACACACTACGACGAACTCCTGGGGCTGCTGGCGTCGGGCGCGGTCGACCCGAGCGTGTTGGTCGGCCGGGAGCTGTCGCTGTCGGAGGTGCCGGATCGGCTGGCGGCGATGACGGACTACGAGACGGACGGCGTAGAGGTGTTGACCTTCGAGTGA
- a CDS encoding DUF4147 domain-containing protein — MTDDRNGVDGDDDVRFDTDGPSTPARELARDCLAAGVRAARPAAAVADGVHVTDGQLRVADTRTTTETETETETETETVTADLAAADRLVVVGGGKAAPALTRALVDRLTAAGHPPGDGVVLVPPTAAGEGPGRVRFAAGGHPTPTAEGVAATREALTLLDDAGRETVVLAPITGGGSALLAAPAPGVDHEAVAAVTTDLLAAGATIRETNAVRTALSAVKGGRLATRAAPARVVAVVVSDVVGDDPAVVASGPTVPRRDRPDPLAVLDGYDLASPAVRRVIRNDDTPPTPAPDGETAARTDTAVVAGGRRAVDAAVARARDRGARAVSLGETTGEARRRGRRAGGLAAALAPGDRPVVVVTGGETTVTVRGDGVGGPNCEYALAAGLTLADADAGRETVVAAVDTDGHDGSTAAAGGVVDGTTVTDPASARAALADNDSLSWLADADGRLRSGPTGTNVNDLRVTVRLPDG; from the coding sequence GTGACTGACGACCGCAACGGGGTCGACGGGGACGACGACGTTCGGTTCGACACGGACGGCCCGTCCACGCCGGCCCGGGAGCTCGCCCGCGACTGTCTCGCGGCGGGCGTCCGAGCGGCGCGTCCGGCGGCAGCCGTCGCCGACGGCGTCCACGTCACGGACGGCCAGCTCCGGGTCGCCGACACGCGGACGACGACGGAGACTGAGACTGAGACTGAGACAGAGACTGAGACGGTGACGGCAGATCTCGCGGCCGCAGACCGACTGGTGGTCGTCGGCGGCGGGAAGGCGGCGCCGGCGCTGACGCGGGCGCTCGTCGACCGACTCACGGCTGCGGGCCACCCCCCGGGCGACGGGGTCGTCCTCGTCCCCCCGACGGCGGCCGGCGAGGGGCCGGGACGGGTGCGGTTCGCGGCCGGCGGTCACCCGACACCCACGGCCGAGGGGGTAGCGGCGACCCGCGAGGCGCTGACGCTCCTCGACGACGCGGGCCGAGAGACGGTCGTGCTCGCACCGATCACGGGCGGCGGGAGCGCACTCCTCGCAGCTCCGGCTCCGGGCGTCGACCACGAGGCGGTCGCAGCCGTCACGACCGACCTGCTCGCGGCCGGCGCGACGATCCGGGAGACGAACGCCGTCCGGACGGCGCTGTCGGCGGTGAAAGGCGGCCGGCTGGCCACACGCGCCGCCCCGGCGCGGGTGGTCGCCGTCGTCGTCAGCGACGTGGTCGGGGACGACCCGGCCGTCGTCGCCAGCGGCCCGACCGTCCCTCGACGCGACCGCCCGGATCCGCTCGCGGTGCTCGACGGCTACGACCTCGCGTCGCCCGCGGTCCGGCGGGTGATCCGGAACGACGACACACCCCCGACGCCGGCGCCCGACGGCGAGACAGCGGCCCGAACGGACACGGCCGTCGTCGCGGGCGGCCGGCGGGCGGTCGACGCCGCCGTCGCCCGTGCCCGCGACCGCGGCGCCAGAGCCGTCTCGCTGGGTGAGACGACGGGCGAAGCACGACGCCGCGGTCGCCGTGCCGGCGGGCTCGCGGCCGCACTCGCACCGGGCGACCGTCCCGTGGTCGTCGTCACCGGCGGGGAGACGACTGTCACCGTCCGCGGCGACGGCGTCGGCGGGCCGAACTGCGAGTACGCGCTCGCGGCCGGGCTGACGCTCGCCGACGCGGACGCCGGTCGGGAGACGGTCGTCGCCGCCGTCGACACGGACGGCCACGACGGCTCGACTGCCGCCGCCGGCGGCGTCGTCGACGGCACGACCGTCACCGACCCGGCGAGCGCGCGGGCGGCACTCGCCGACAACGACAGCCTGTCGTGGCTCGCGGACGCCGACGGCCGCCTCCGGTCCGGCCCGACCGGGACGAACGTGAACGACCTCCGCGTGACGGTCCGGCTGCCGGACGGGTAG
- a CDS encoding uL15m family ribosomal protein, whose translation MTSKKKRQRGTRTHGGGSHKHNRGAGHRGGRGAAGRDKHEYHNHPPLGKHGFSPPEKAQDVVAEVSVQELDEDAALLAAEGVAEQADGAYHLDARDVAEDGHEVDVVKVLGNGEARQELHVTADAFTSGARAEIEQAGGSVELTERAEEAEADADDEDGEDDEA comes from the coding sequence ATGACGAGCAAGAAGAAGCGCCAGCGTGGGACGCGCACGCACGGCGGCGGCTCGCACAAGCACAACCGTGGCGCCGGCCACAGAGGCGGTCGCGGTGCGGCCGGCCGCGACAAACACGAGTACCACAACCACCCGCCCCTGGGGAAACACGGGTTCTCCCCGCCGGAGAAGGCCCAGGACGTGGTCGCGGAGGTGTCCGTCCAGGAACTGGACGAGGACGCCGCGCTGCTGGCGGCCGAGGGGGTCGCCGAGCAGGCGGACGGTGCCTACCACCTGGACGCCCGCGACGTGGCCGAGGACGGCCACGAGGTGGACGTGGTGAAGGTGCTGGGCAACGGTGAGGCCCGGCAGGAACTCCACGTCACCGCCGACGCGTTCACGTCCGGTGCGCGGGCGGAGATCGAACAGGCCGGCGGCTCCGTCGAGCTGACGGAGCGCGCCGAGGAGGCAGAGGCCGACGCGGACGACGAAGACGGCGAAGACGACGAGGCCTGA
- the rpmD gene encoding 50S ribosomal protein L30, whose protein sequence is MRAIVQLRGEVDMSDDIHDTLAMLNLHSVNHATLVPERDSYDGMVAKVNDYVAFGEPSAETVAMLLRRRGEPVEGDADVDDEWIAAETAYDDADALAEALVAEETTLREAGLAPVFRLHAPRGGHDGIKQPVTDGGQLGRHTTEEIDELLEDMR, encoded by the coding sequence ATGCGGGCGATCGTCCAGCTTCGCGGCGAGGTCGACATGTCCGACGACATCCACGACACCCTGGCCATGCTCAACCTCCACTCCGTCAACCACGCGACGCTCGTCCCCGAGCGGGACAGCTACGACGGGATGGTGGCGAAGGTGAACGACTACGTCGCCTTCGGCGAGCCGTCCGCCGAGACGGTGGCGATGTTGCTGCGTCGCCGCGGCGAGCCCGTCGAGGGTGACGCCGACGTCGACGACGAGTGGATCGCGGCGGAGACGGCGTACGACGACGCCGACGCGCTGGCGGAGGCGTTGGTCGCCGAAGAGACCACGCTCCGTGAGGCCGGCCTCGCGCCGGTGTTCCGGCTCCACGCCCCGCGTGGCGGTCACGACGGGATCAAACAGCCAGTCACCGACGGCGGACAGTTGGGTCGACACACGACCGAGGAGATCGACGAACTCCTGGAGGACATGCGATGA
- a CDS encoding 30S ribosomal protein S5: MSANDSGWTPQTRLGRQVQAGDVTSMDEALATGLPLKEPEIVDQMLPNMDDEVLDINMVQRMTDSGRRVKFRVAVAVGNRNGYLGYAEARDDQVGGAIEKAIDVAKLQVISVDRGSGSWEDSAGGRNSLTRTAEGKAGSVEVEIKPAPQGLGLAGAETVRNILDLAGVEDAWTSSNGNTRTTVNLAKATFNALVSASQARTPDRARRVQREAREGVSE; the protein is encoded by the coding sequence ATGAGCGCCAACGACAGCGGCTGGACGCCGCAGACGCGGCTCGGCCGACAGGTACAGGCAGGTGACGTGACCTCGATGGACGAGGCGCTGGCGACGGGGCTCCCGCTGAAGGAGCCGGAGATCGTCGACCAGATGCTGCCGAACATGGACGACGAGGTGCTGGACATCAACATGGTCCAGCGGATGACCGACTCCGGGCGGCGGGTGAAGTTCCGCGTCGCCGTCGCGGTGGGCAACCGCAACGGCTACCTCGGCTACGCCGAGGCCCGGGACGACCAGGTCGGCGGCGCCATCGAGAAGGCGATCGACGTGGCGAAGCTCCAGGTCATCAGCGTCGACCGGGGCTCCGGCTCGTGGGAAGACTCCGCGGGCGGCCGCAACTCCCTCACCCGGACGGCAGAGGGGAAGGCCGGCTCCGTCGAGGTGGAGATCAAGCCCGCCCCGCAGGGGCTCGGGCTTGCGGGCGCAGAGACCGTCCGCAACATCCTCGATCTGGCGGGCGTCGAAGACGCCTGGACCTCCTCGAACGGCAACACCCGGACGACGGTGAACCTGGCGAAGGCCACGTTCAACGCCCTGGTGAGCGCCTCGCAGGCCCGGACGCCGGACCGCGCACGCCGGGTCCAACGGGAGGCACGCGAAGGGGTGAGCGAGTGA
- a CDS encoding 50S ribosomal protein L18, translating to MATGPRYNVSMRRRREVRTDYHQRLRLLKSGKPRLVARVSNRHVRAQLVSPGPEGDETHAAASSEDLSEYGWEAPTGNLPSAYLTGYLAGLRAVAAGLEEAVLDIGLNTATPGNKVFAVQEGAIDAGLQIPHNEDVLADWPRNRGEHIAEYDEQLDEPLYSGEFDAADLPEHFDDVRATLTEEFE from the coding sequence ATGGCAACCGGACCACGATACAACGTATCGATGCGGCGTCGCCGCGAGGTTCGGACCGACTACCACCAGAGGTTGCGCCTGTTGAAATCCGGGAAGCCGCGTCTCGTTGCGCGGGTTTCCAACCGACACGTCAGGGCGCAGCTGGTCAGTCCCGGTCCGGAGGGCGACGAGACACACGCGGCCGCGTCCAGCGAGGACCTGTCGGAGTACGGCTGGGAGGCTCCAACGGGGAACCTGCCGAGCGCGTACCTGACGGGGTACCTCGCGGGACTGCGAGCCGTCGCGGCTGGCCTGGAGGAGGCGGTGTTAGACATCGGCCTCAACACGGCCACGCCCGGCAACAAGGTGTTCGCGGTGCAGGAGGGCGCGATCGACGCGGGACTCCAGATCCCGCACAACGAGGACGTGCTGGCGGACTGGCCACGCAACCGTGGCGAGCACATCGCCGAGTACGACGAGCAGCTGGACGAGCCGCTGTACAGCGGCGAGTTCGACGCGGCGGACCTGCCCGAGCACTTCGACGACGTGCGTGCAACACTGACGGAGGAGTTCGAGTAA
- a CDS encoding 50S ribosomal protein L19e, with amino-acid sequence MTDLSAQKRLAADELDVGVDRVWLDPEAQSELADAITREDIREQIEQGTIQAEDAESNSQGRARERAETRSYGHGTGAGTRKGQAGGRQDERDDWIQRIRAQRERLRELRDDGPLDSSQYRELYDKASGGEFEDVRRLDSYVEENYDVTLEDD; translated from the coding sequence ATGACTGACCTCAGCGCACAGAAGCGACTCGCGGCCGACGAGCTCGACGTCGGTGTCGACCGCGTCTGGCTCGACCCGGAGGCACAGTCGGAGCTCGCGGACGCGATCACACGCGAGGACATCCGCGAACAGATCGAGCAGGGGACGATCCAGGCGGAGGACGCCGAGTCCAACTCCCAGGGTCGTGCCCGCGAACGCGCCGAGACCCGCTCGTACGGCCACGGCACCGGCGCCGGCACCCGGAAGGGGCAGGCAGGCGGTCGCCAGGACGAGCGCGACGACTGGATCCAACGGATCCGGGCACAGCGGGAACGGCTGCGTGAACTGCGCGACGACGGCCCCCTCGACAGCTCGCAGTACCGCGAACTGTACGACAAAGCGTCCGGCGGCGAGTTCGAAGACGTCCGCCGGCTCGATTCGTACGTCGAGGAGAACTACGACGTAACACTGGAGGACGACTGA